In Plasmodium falciparum 3D7 genome assembly, chromosome: 8, the following proteins share a genomic window:
- a CDS encoding proteasome activator complex subunit 4, putative gives MLDVFRELNNYTNFLPKNIKANVNKEKYEILSEIKRIVFLKKRNSYNVASVIKLFNTYEVINTKKYKSFHFYIFMIRYLWNSLQNKSISPNLKCYICQCISSIFKNIKKYILYDFFFEYDRKLILKEENGKNENVAKCVESHFDKGMKSDCTNNSYAYMSDNYYDEYQNLHEGSELDSSINDNKLNIFNDVYVTCNGIYEKNKKKEDETFLNEEVIINGKDESFRLYIQKCIFNIIDYKYLFNLLYEYLSNNNNNYINNNNNNNNNNKHDEYSHNAYKSYMGAILNLLNHIKYFCYYNIDVHNLLVEFALNNDYSYLYEEYVDSNDKEGLFSEEDYFDKNNVIFLINRKLNERKNIHNNNDDYNTNCDEEYIKADNIININKDGQNDSCDMLEKNTNVKNIDNITNEYDNTLMEKRHVQNNYLNIDKSVCDIKDLEVCTRYNTIFLNYVLLSQLSSHDLCYKLIKYKKVLYLYKKIRRFNWNCINYAFVNIIYKGLKYAYIYNLNIENEMQEILHVIYFLFLFYIKLPSNVQLNSSKYFIPEDYNLLVNDNESVVKVISKIFVFLLNKKYKKGNHNPSNKNENDPQELLYKFLSTMNEKNFTMTEMNTNNSNTNFMYNNTNGNNNNDNKNDNNNDNNNDNNNDNNNDNNNDNNNDNNNDNSCDNSLRENFFPIFTNIDTYEYLNIITSLFMPHIHPSNIGKHIGNINLFINSFLYCFIRKMKREEIYLKRKNKKTEFCKKMENNKINGTSHLDNTNTNNEYLEQKYMNDYVNNFFIMEDDKKFVIEKFMALAVQGMFPKSNKGISLFENILKHLCIIDINCLDIFVKKIMDCLMNVNISTQICNCLLSLCLLLPLLIKYKSKYLKDILYVMNMGIDICDVYKSFTIFSFLSILFSYISIVKLDTCTNDDYTLAIDEYKKMISLFSEDNKKMLNKEDIKKLLIERKELIDYMCYWVYEFFDKILYFIKFSKSQKSKDSKKQNGDNKDNKIENDLYTGLKTTIISLFIHLDHKIVYDLSQRFLNNIELENSKFLSIIPYAISLVDNKKIFDLLFNAFYKKLIIKKKKKRIIILSSANNNMNNMNNETSKCQQTSLESQQIEEYYVYTKNEYANDDTVKCYLQFLSSLMRRAKNEFLNVEDIYQLIKIYIVEDNISVFKYICKIIYRFLEYNFSVTIMDYSCFPINEKMSNKEKLCTAAYWGIPWHVIVYYENIMNHTNVSPNRINHTNVLSNRINHTNVLSNQINDTNVSPNRINHTNVLSNQINDTNVTPNQINDTSVSPHKSNDTNVSPNQINDTNVSPNQINDTTVSPHKSSDTNVSPNQINDTTVSPHKSNDTNELIKWKTPLLEDVKVGKKFIFFLLDYLIDLLIQCDIPINTPNILRYIEKRKLDENRRKIEWKFSLTYANVISRIYKVIKCIIKPTSFLYPDERYNYNNLLTKCHVINSKLSFVLYVYISEIVITLSLHVLKVPANILDMSTFIRACNDNEEKTENSSNEKIVQNMDNKSELKKLKEEFYNIVIKNREKDIKADAKVQRKMIKNIHFLLLKCNENANSSLYNEYINSVLSFTYNIYPYSYNYDIIKSQYINNIFYLFNERLKQRKKNYAFRGFRKQLCNILFYINLSIYSQVRSYAQNTIKLILPSFKMIKVSFLKTCAFYLKNYIKLYLLSKGDILRKKKTLDDSNDGELKEQNMKRDVINKENISIEKNDEEESAIQNTSEHINNTEFVKESNISNEYDNNINNASINKWSSLKSLNDLNNNDYFENKCISSFNGIIVSILNNMGLIKKISTDVYLLKKFLKVIIRILRLDIQKEDITMKCMKLVYSIINNRFIKKSVEEKRKKKKINKLFLCLKEESEKKNNVYSQIVIMSFLICFNYFVVENHCEFYFNYLVENLSIKKNVHVYNLAFCGFIKMLKYLNDFHLKGVMPKHIALTFETDKIYKNFIDICIYKNLKNKKKNNSMNAIIINLSKIQKPFKGFTQISETYLKDFYSYYVFFEFLVNIQNTYFEEMQEKEARLHTMENLMRDENYNKDITEEQTIKENVDAHIVECISTHNGNDNGEYISDHLNKHNLEEKEGNHISCNENMISDKANDSGDNNNNNNNNNEKEPRNDITYSENLNVKNCKLKYFEMVLIILKELQMDIHYSDNEYKCAFISILCPLLLSIRKLRNKEESEDIIKVIVNLLEKEIAIVNIEVFNVWIYCFHLLFINIKKKYIHVYNKLFDFCLRFNVQDISNVTFKKKMQLLDIMLLYSLHKNVYMLDNSLMTLVKLIENDNISVRQIIGDVFCYMLYVLYDNKHYEHLKCMYYNILLFLYTSANNVITYLEENSISLSKQSKYIYILETCAYLTLTAFNNKCMYVFNNLSIIFLKMFMLSFQLVDVFINGLVSKAINCFLCPSLYLFKFDIINSSNNNIQIYDINNNNDNNLKNVGFPEQVHNLNILLEEDIGTLVIKNISNLINKSNWKIRNCALQFCYYFHLYYCIFFYNKKENAFLLNMFISLLVDSYIEIQNLSRDILSSVFCYYDNKTLQIFSSYFLSILNDHKNLQKLPSISKKTSFKIIDKKKTVSIYALISIVNSFPNYIPPWLPNILISVAKLSNSSSHVIKKEIEKCIQNFLRTHKDEWEYKYKQIFTEEQLNILDLYKGELNYFT, from the coding sequence ATGCTTGATGTGTTTAgagaattaaataattatactaACTTTTTACCGAAAAATATCAAGGCAAAtgtaaataaagaaaaatatgaaatacttagtgaaataaaaagaatagtatttttaaaaaaaagaaattccTATAATGTTGCATCAGTCATAAAACtatttaatacatatgaGGTAATAAATACGAAAAAGTACAAGTCGTttcatttttacatttttatgattCGATATTTATGGAATtcattacaaaataaaagtatCAGCCCAAATTTGAAATGTTATATTTGTCAATGTATTTCTAGTATATTtaagaatattaaaaagtatattttGTATGATTTCTTTTTTGAATATGATAGAAAATTAATTTTGAAAGAAGAGaatggaaaaaatgaaaatgtagCTAAATGTGTGGAATCTCATTTTGACAAAGGTATGAAAAGTGATTGTACTAATAATTCGTATGCTTATATGagtgataattattatgatgaataTCAAAATTTACATGAAGGGAGTGAATTAGACAGTAGTATTAATGATAACAagcttaatatatttaatgatgTGTATGTTACTTGTAATggaatatatgaaaaaaataaaaaaaaagaagatgaaacatttttaaatgaaGAGGTTATAATTAATGGGAAAGATGAAAGTTTTCGTTTATATATTCAGAAATGTATATTCAATATTAttgattataaatatttattcaatTTACTTTATGAATACttaagtaataataacaataattatattaataataataataataataataataataataaacatgaTGAATATAGTCATAATGCTTATAAAAGTTATATGGGTGCTATACTAAACCTTTTAaaccatataaaatatttttgttattacaATATTGATGTACATAATTTATTAGTAGAATTTGCtttaaataatgattattcatatttatatgaagaatATGTAGATAGTAACGATAAAGAAGGTTTATTTTCTGAAGAAGATTATTTTGATAAGaataatgttatttttttaataaatagaaaattaaatgaaagaaaaaatatacataataataatgatgattataatacaaattgtgatgaagaatatattaaggctgataatataataaatattaataaagatgGACAAAATGATTCTTGTGATAtgttagaaaaaaatacaaatgtaaaaaatattgataatattacgaatgaatatgataataCATTAATGGAAAAAAGACATGTGCAGAATAACTATTTAAATATAGACAAATCAGTATGTGATATAAAAGATTTAGAAGTATGTACAAGATATAAtaccatatttttaaattatgttTTGTTGAGTCAGTTAAGTTCTCATGATTTGtgttataaattaattaaatataaaaaggtactttatctttataaaaaaataagacgATTTAATTGGAATTGTATTAATTATGcatttgttaatattatatataaaggtttaaaatatgcatatatatataatttaaatattgaaaatgAAATGCAAGAAATTCTTCATGTAATTTactttctatttttattttatataaaattaccaAGTAATGTGCAGCTAAATTCatctaaatattttataccaGAAGATTACAATTTGTTAGTCAATGATAACGAAAGTGTAGTCAAAGTTATTTCgaaaatttttgttttcttgtTAAACAAGAAATATAAGAAAGGAAATCATAATCCATCTAATAAAAACGAAAATGATCCCcaagaattattatataaatttctttCCACCATGAATGAGAAAAATTTTACCATGACAGAAATGAACACAAATAATAGCAACAcaaattttatgtataataatacaaatggtaataataataatgacaataaaaatgacaataataatgacaataataatgacaataataatgacaataataatgacaataataatgacaataataatgacaacAATAATGACAATAGTTGTGATAATTCTCTTCGGGAGAATTTTTTCCCCATATTTACAAACATTGATACATACGAATATCTAAATATTATTACCTCATTATTTATGCCACATATTCATCCATCCAATATAGGAAAACATATCGGGAATatcaatttatttattaattccttcttatattgttttattagaaaaatgaaaagggaagaaatttatttaaaacgaaagaataaaaaaactgaattttgtaaaaaaatggaaaataacaaaataaatggaACTTCACATCTTGATAATactaatacaaataatgaatatttagaacaaaaatatatgaatgattatgttaataatttttttattatggaAGATGATAAAAAGTTTGTAATAGAGAAATTTATGGCCTTAGCTGTTCAAGGGATGTTTCCAAAAAGTAATAAAGGAATTAGtttatttgaaaatattttaaaacatttatgtattattGATATAAATTGTTTagatatatttgttaagAAGATAATGGATTGTTTAATGAACGTTAATATTTCAACACAAATATGTAATTGTCTATTATCTTTATGTTTGTTATTaccattattaataaaatataaatcaaaatatttaaaagatatcTTATATGTTATGAATATGGGTATAGATATATGTGATGTCTATAAAAGTTTTACAATTTTCTCTTTTCTgagtattttattttcatacatATCTATTGTAAAATTAGATACTTGTACAAATGATGATTATACTTTAGCTAttgatgaatataaaaaaatgatatctttatttagtgaggataataaaaaaatgttgaataaggaagatataaaaaaattattaatagaaagaaaagaatTGATTGATTATATGTGTTATTGggtatatgaattttttgataaaattCTATATTTCATTAAGTTTTCCAAGAGTCAAAAAAGTAAAGATagtaaaaaacaaaatggaGATAATAAAGacaataaaatagaaaatgatttatatacAGGATTAAAGACAACAATAATCTCTTTGTTTATTCATTTAGATCATAAAATAGTATATGATTTAAGTCAAAGATTTCTAAATAATATTGAATTAGAAAATTCCAAATTTTTATCCATTATACCATATGCTATAAGTTTagtagataataaaaaaatatttgatcTTTTGTTTAATgccttttataaaaaattgataataaaaaagaaaaagaaaagaataattatattatccagtgcaaataataatatgaataacatGAATAATGAAACATCAAAATGTCAACAAACATCTTTAGAATCTCAACAAATAGAAgaatattatgtttatacGAAAAATGAATATGCAAATGATGATACTGTAAAATGTTATTTACAGTTTTTGTCAAGTTTAATGAGAAGAGCAAAAAATGAATTTCTCAATGTAGAAGATATATAtcaattaattaaaatatatatagtggAAGATAATATTTCTGtgttcaaatatatatgtaaaattatatatagattttTAGAATATAATTTTAGTGTAACAATAATGGATTATTCATGTTTTccaataaatgaaaaaatgagTAATAAGGAAAAATTATGTACAGCAGCATATTGGGGAATACCGTGGCATGTCATAGTATATTATGAGAATATCATGAATCATACAAACGTTTCTCCAAATCGAATAAATCATACAAATGTTTTATCAAATCGAATAAATCATACAAATGTTTTATCAAATCAAATAAATGATACTAATGTTTCGCCAAATCGAATAAATCATACAAATGTTTTATCAAATCAAATAAATGATACAAATGTTACACCAAATCAAATAAATGATACAAGTGTTTCGCCACACAAATCAAATGATACTAACGTTTCTCCAAATCAAATAAATGATACTAATGTTTCTCCAAATCAAATAAATGATACAACTGTTTCGCCACACAAATCAAGTGATACTAACGTTTCTCCAAATCAAATAAATGATACAACTGTTTCGCCACACAAATCAAATGATACAAACgaattaataaaatggaaAACACCATTATTAGAAGATGTAAAGGTAGGCAAaaagtttattttttttcttttggatTATTTAATAGACTTACTAATTCAATGTGATATTCCAATTAATACACCTAATATTTTAAGGtatattgaaaaaagaaagttAGATGAAAATAGGAGGAAAATAGAATGGAAATTTTCCTTAACATATGCTAATGTTATATcaagaatatataaagttataaaatgtataattaaACCAACTAGTTTTCTATATCCAGATGAaagatataattataataatttattaaccAAATGTCATGTTATTAATTCGAAATTATCTTTcgttttatatgtatatatatcagAAATTGTTATTACCTTATCTTTACACGTGTTAAAAGTACCTGCAAATATTTTAGATATGTCCACATTTATTCGTGCATGtaatgataatgaagaaaagacTGAGAACAgttcaaatgaaaaaatagtccaaaatatggataataaaaGTGAactcaaaaaattaaaagaagaattttataatatagttataaaaaatagagaaaaagatataaaagcTGATGCAAAAGTTCAAAGGAAAATGATTAAAAACATacatttcttattattaaaatgtaatGAAAATGCAAACTCAagtttatataatgaatatattaatagtgTGTTAtcatttacatataatatttatccttatagttataattatgatataataaaaagtcaatatattaataatatattttatttatttaatgaaagattaaaacaaagaaaaaaaaattatgctTTCCGTGGATTTAGAAAAcaattatgtaatattttattctatattaatttatctaTTTATTCTCAAGTGCGATCTTATGCTCAAAATAcaattaaattaattttgCCATCTTTTAAAATGATTAAGGTTtcctttttaaaaacatgtgccttttatttgaaaaattacATTAAGTTGTATTTGCTTTCCAAGGGGGATATCTTACGAAAGAAGAAAACATTGGATGATTCAAATGATGGAGAATTAAAAGAACAAAACATGAAAAGGGATGTAataaataaggaaaatatatctatagaGAAAAATGATGAGGAGGAAAGCGCTATTCAAAACACATCGGAACACATTAACAATACTGAATTTGTAAAAGAAAGTAATATATCCaatgaatatgataataatattaataatgcaTCTATTAATAAGTGGAGTAGCTTAAAAAGTTTAaatgatttaaataataatgattattttgaaaataaatgtattagCTCATTTAATGGAATAATAGTAAGTATTTTAAACAATATGgggttaataaaaaaaattagtacTGATGTGTATTTATTGAAAAAGTTTCTTAAAGTTATTATTAGAATTTTAAGATTAGATATACAGAAAGAAGATATAACTATGAAATGTATGAAATTAGTTTATtccattattaataatagatttattaaaaagagtGTAGaagaaaagagaaaaaagaaaaaaataaataaactttttttatgtttaaagGAAGAAagtgaaaaaaagaataatgtatattcacaaattgttattatgtcatttttaatttgttttaattattttgtagTAGAGAATCATTgtgaattttattttaattatttagtAGAAAATTTGTCtatcaaaaaaaatgttcatgtatataatttagcATTTTGtggatttattaaaatgttgaaatatttaaatgattTTCATTTGAAAGGTGTTATGCCAAAACATATAGCACTCACATTTGAAACagataaaatttataaaaattttattgatatatgtatatataaaaatttaaaaaacaaGAAGAAAAACAACAGTATGAAtgcaataataattaatttgtCCAAAATTCAAAAGCCATTCAAAGGTTTTACACAAATAAGTGAAACTTATCTAAAAGATTTCTATTCTTATTATGTCTTCTTTGAATTTTTAgttaatatacaaaatactTATTTTGAAGAAATGCAAGAGAAAGAGGCTCGTTTGCATACAATGGAAAACTTGATGAGagatgaaaattataataaggaTATAACAGAAGAACAAactataaaagaaaatgtagaTGCACATATAGTTGAATGTATAAGTACACATAATGGAAATGATAATGGGGAATATATTTCCGATCATTTAAACAAACATAAtttagaagaaaaagaaggaaaCCATATTTCTTGTAATGAAAACATGATAAGTGATAAAGCAAATGATTcgggtgataataataataataataataataataatgagaaaGAACCAAGAAATGATATTACCTATAGTGAAAATTTAAATGTTAAAAATTGTAAATTGAAATATTTTGAAATGgtacttataatattaaaagaattacaAATGGATATACATTATTCTGATAATGAATATAAGTGTGCATTTATATCAATATTGTGCCCTTTACTTTTATCGATAAGAAAACTaagaaataaagaagaatctgaagatataataaaagttatagtaaatttattagaaaaagaaattgcCATAGTAAATATTGAAGTATTTAATGTTTGGATATATTGTTTTcatttgttatttattaatataaaaaagaaatatattcatgtatataataagttATTTGATTTCTGTTTAAGGTTTAATGTTCAAGATATATCTAATGTAacatttaagaaaaaaatgcaaTTATTAGATATTATGCTTTTATATAGTCTTCATAAAAATGTTTACATGTTGGATAACAGCTTAATGACTTTGGTAAAATTAATTGAAAATGATAACATATCAGTTAGACAAATTATAGGTGAtgtattttgttatatgttatatgtcttatatgataataaacaTTATGAACATTTgaaatgtatgtattataatatcttattatttttatatacatcaGCTAACAATGTTATTACATATTTAGAGGAAAATAGTATAAGCTTATCAAAACAGtcgaaatatatatatatattagaaacaTGTGCATATTTAACACTTACagcatttaataataaatgtatgtatgtatttaacAACTtaagtattatatttttaaagatgTTCATGTTATCATTTCAGTTGGTTGATGTGTTTATTAATGGATTGGTTAGTAAAGCAATCAATTGCTTTTTATGTccatctttatatttattcaaatttgatataataaatagtagtaataataatatacaaatatatgatataaataataataatgataataatttaaagaaTGTGGGTTTCCCAGAGCAAGTgcataatttaaatattttattagaaGAAGATATAGGAACCTtagttattaaaaatataagcaATTTGATTAACAAATCTAATTGGAAAATAAGAAATTGTGCCTTacaattttgttattattttcatttgtattattgtattttcttttataataaaaaagaaaatgcttttcttttaaatatgtttatatcattattagtTGATAGTTATATTGAAATTCAAAATTTATCACGTGATATTTTATCATCtgtattttgttattatgataataagacACTTCAAATCTTTTCCAGTTATTTTCTATCCATACTAAATGATCAtaaaaatttacaaaaaCTACCTTCCATATCTAAAAAAACTTCATTCAAAATCatagacaaaaaaaaaacagttTCTATTTATGCACTTATAAGTATTGTTAATTCTTTCCCAAATTACATACCCCCATGGTTaccaaatatattaataagtgTAGCAAAATTGTCTAACAGTTCTTCacatgttataaaaaaagagatAGAAAAGTGTATTCAAAACTTTTTAAGAACACATAAGGATGAATGggaatacaaatataaacaaatatttaCAGAAGAACAGTTAAATATTTTGGACTTATATAAAGGAGAGCTAAATTATTTCACATAA
- a CDS encoding GTPase, putative, producing the protein MPNKGKRSYFLYIFYLTFCINLMFIYGFIQKKIYIKSFPNHKYPLYKNNNNDNNKEDLEYKLYKNISFNKIKTNLKNLLVVNKNINISDIKYFSCIGKFHDYEKIENFGVNEICILGRSNVGKSTFLRNFIRYLLKINENKDIKVSKNSGCTRSINLYSFENEKRKRLFIITDMPGLGYAEGIGKKKMDYLRKNLDDYIFLRNQICLFFILIDMSVDVQRIDLSLVDMIKRTNVPFRVICTKSDKYDSNLEGRLNAIKNFYNLDKIPIPISKFSKTNYINIFKEIQYHCNLDK; encoded by the exons ATGCCAAATAAAGGAAAAAggtcttattttttatatatattttatctgaCCTTCTGTATTAATTTGATGTTTATTTATGGTTTCatacaaaagaaaatttatattaaatcgTTTCCTAATCATAAATATccattatataaaa ataataataatgataataacaaaGAGGACTTGGAATATAAACTTTACAAAAATATCAgctttaataaaataaaaacaaacctaaaaaatttattagttgtaaacaaaaatattaatatatcagACATTAAGTATTTTTCCTGTATag gCAAATTTCATGATTATGAAAAGATTGAAAATTTTGGAGTAAATGAAATTTGCATATTAGGAAGAAGTAATGTTGGAAAGTCTACATTTCTTCGAAATTTTATaagatatttattaaaaataaatgaaaataaagatattaaaGTTTCTAAGAATAGTGGATGTACAAGATCTATAAATCTATATTCAtttgaaaatgaaaaaagaaaacgattatttattataactgATATGCCAGGTTTAGGATATGCTGAAGGGataggaaaaaagaaaatggaTTATTTAAGGAAAAATTTGGATgattatatctttttaagAAATCAAATTTGtttgttctttattttaattgATATGAGTGTAGATGTACAGAGAATAGATTTATCTCTAGTGGATATGATaaa AAGAACCAATGTGCCCTTTCGTGTTATATGTACAAAGAGTGACAAATATGATTCAAATTTAGAGGGAAGACTGAATGCAatcaaaaatttttataacctTGATAAAATTCCAATACCTATTTCTAAATTTTCCAAAACAAActa tataaatatattcaaggAAATTCAATATCACTGTAATTTAGACAAATAA
- a CDS encoding trypsin-like serine protease, putative codes for MIKLSICLFYYRTHELWKHRLSFLPKCLLQISTMNAKMYKFDYIKNSVKDYLQKIFLEKFICLSYCEEINYNKSSNEHMEKKGNVSRQKSLKNTNHELNYSFNIPNNIYNSFVTIHKYNKKNTSSEDTIKVDDLIFLGSGFIYNKNGYILTAAHNIANKEDIFVIKNGDNFFIATIIGLHKESDVCVLKINSKENLSYITLDSIRDDLKQGEVVIAYGQIQKFDKETCSVGIVNHPKQTFSKFENFNGKKQVCLYPFIQISNSINKGMSGSPLVDQHGNLVGMIQKKIDNYGLALPSNVLKNIALLLQNKGTYKEPSLGIIFKEKEFTLKNGSTFKKELKVHNILPKSSAEIAGLKKGDIILSMNKKIINNICQIHEILNSSSVNPVEIEIMRHNKKQKMKVKY; via the exons aTGATAAAATTGTccatatgtttattttattatagaaCACATGAGCTGTGGAAACACAGACTGAGTTTTTTACCAAAGTGTCTTCTTCAAATATCCACTATGAATgctaaaatgtataaatttgattatattaaaaatagtgTAAAGGATTATTTACAGAAGATATTCTTAGAAaagtttatatgtttatccTACTGCGAAGAGATAAATTATAACAAATCATCCAATGAACATATGGAAAAAAAGGGAAATGTATCTA gaCAAAAATCTTTGAAAAACACAAATCATgaattaaattattcatttaatataccaaataatatatataacagcTTTGTTActattcataaatataataaaaagaacacATCATCTGAAGATACTATTAAAGTAGATGACTTAATATTCTTGGGATCTGGATTTATTTACAACAAAAATG gatACATTTTGACAGCTGCACATAACATTGCG aaCAAGGAAGAcatatttgttataaaaaatggagataatttttttatagctACAATAATAGGGTTGCATAAag aATCAGATGTTTGTGTTTTGAAAATTAATTCAAAGGAAAACCTTTCATATATAACTTTAg atTCTATAAGAGATGATTTAAAACAAGGAGAAGTAGTTATTGCATATGGACAAATTCAA AAATTTGACAAAGAAACATGCAGTGTTGGTATAGTAAATCACCCAAAGCAAACATTTTCTAAATTTGAAAATTTTAATGGAAAAAAACAAGTATGTTTGTATCCATTTATTCAAATTAGCAATTCTATAAATAAAG gtaTGTCCGGTTCACCACTCGTCGATCAACATGGCAATCTTGTGGGCatgatacaaaaaaaaattgataattatgg ATTGGCTTTGCCTTctaatgttttaaaaaacataGCATTATTATTGCAAAACAAGGGAACTTATAAAGAACCATCATTag gaataatatttaaagaaaaagaattcaCTCTTAAAAACGGTTCCACCTTCAAAAAAG agtTAAAAGTTCATAACATTCTGCCTAAATCATCTGCTGAAATTGCTGGTTTAAAAAAAGGAGATATTATTTTAAGCATGAATAAAAagattataaataatatttgtcAG ATTCATGAAATCTTAAATAGTTCTTCGGTTAATCCCGTAGAAATTGAAATAATGcgtcataataaaaaacaaaaaatgaag GTCAAATATTGA